The Mycobacterium haemophilum DSM 44634 sequence GTCGGTGGAGACAATGGTGGCGCCGGTCTTGGCGGCAGGAAGCGAGATGTTGCCGGAGCCGGCGGCGACGTCGAGTACTCGAACGCCAGGTCGAATGCCCGTGGCGGCGACCAGGATTGGCCCCAATGGGGCCATCACCTCCTCGGCCATCAGAGCGTAGTCGCCCAGTGCCCACATCGCTCGATGCGTAGCCGCAAGTGACTGGTCCTCATGGATGGGTATGTCGAGGTTCACTCTGATCTCCTCCCAGGTGGCGATAATGCCCGCTAGAAATAGTATGCACTTGCAATAGTAAATGTCTATAACATCTGTGGGTGATTTGTGCATGTCACCGATGTGGCCTACGACACATGTACACGGCCTGCGGAATAGCAAGGACGGGGACCGTTCTTAGACTGTTCCGGTGCGTCTCGTCTTTGCCGGCACCCCCGAACCCGCGCTGCCCGCGCTGCGTCGTCTCATCGACTCGCCTCGTCATGACGTGGTTGCCGTGTTGACCCGGCCCGACGCCGCATCCGGCAGGAGGGGCAAGCCGGAACCGTCGCCGGTGGCCCGCGAGGCGCTCGACCGCGGCATTCCATTGCTGCGGCCAGCTCGGCCGAACTCGCCCGAGTTTGTCAGCGAACTATCGGAGTTGGCACCGCAGTGTTGCGCGGTGGTGGCCTACGGCGCGCTGCTGGCCAATCCGCTGCTCGCGGTGCCACCGCGCGGCTGGGTTAACTTGCACTTCTCGCTGCTGCCGGCCTGGCGCGGCGCGGCGCCGGTGCAAGCTGCGATCGCCGCTGGCGACACGATCACCGGAGCGACGACGTTCCAGATCGAGCCGAGCCTGGATTCTGGACCGGTTTATGGAGTCGTCACCGAGACGATCCAGCCGACTGACACCGCTGGCGATCTGCTTGAGCGACTGGCGGTTTCCGGGGCGACGCTGCTGTCGAGCACACTGGACGGCATCGCCGACGCGACGCTGACACCGCGACCGCAACCGGCCGAAGGGGTTAGCGTCGCGCCGAAAATCACCGTTGAGCAGGCCCGGGTGCGCTGGGATCTGCCGGCTCCAGTTGTTGAGCGTCGCATTCGGGCCGTCACGCCCAACCCGGGGGCCTGGACATTTATCGGTGAGTTACGGGTCAAACTCGGACCTGTGCACCTCGACGCTGGCGCTGCTGATCTGCCGAGGCCGTTGAAGCCCTTGCCGCCCGGTGGTATTCACGTAGACCGCAAAAGCGTGTGGATCGGTACTGGATCAGATCCGGTGCGGCTGGGCCAGATTCAGCCGCCAGGAAAGAAACTCATGAACGCTGTCGACTGGGCGCGGGGCGCCCGGCTGGACCCCGCAGTGCGGGCATTATGACCTCAGGCCAGGCTAAGCCACGCCGAAACCAGCCAGACCGCAAACCAGTCCGACCGCAGAATCGAGCACGCGGGCCGCGTCGCCGGCCGCTGGACCCGGCGCGTCACGCTGCGTTTGAAGTGCTTCGAGCGGTCAGTGAACGCGACGCGTATGCGAACCTTGCGCTGCCCGCACTGCTGCAGCAACGTGGTATCAGCGGACGAGACGCGGCGTTCGCCACCGAGCTGGCTTACGGCGCGTGCCGAACCCGGGGTTTGCTCGACGCGGTCATCGGTGCGGCGGCGGGACGCTCGCCGCAAGCGATCAATCCGGTGTTACTCGACCTGCTCCGGCTGGGCACCTATCAGCTGCTGCGTACCCGCGTCGAGGCGCACGCCGCGGTGTCCACCACCGTTGAACAGGCCGGAATCGAATTTGACTCGGCGCGAGCGGGTTTCGTCAATGGCGTGTTGCGTACTATCGCCGAGCGAGACGAGCGATCCTGGGTGGACGAGCTGGCCCCCGACCCGTCAGGCGATCCGATCGGGTACGCGGCGTTCGTCCATGCCCATCCACGCTGGATTGCCCAGGCCTTCGTTGACGCGCTGGGTTCGGCGGCGACAGAGCTCGACGCGGTACTGGCCAGCGACGACGAACGGCCCCGGGTGCACTTGGCGGCCCGCCCTTCAGTGCTGAGCGCTGCAGAACTAGCCGACACGGTGCACGGCACCGTTGGTCGGTACTCGCCGTATGCGGTGTACCTCTCTGGTGGCGACCCCGGACAGCTGGCACCGGTGCGCGACGGCGCAGCCCTGGTCCAGGATGAGGGCAGTCAGTTGGTGGCCCGCGCACTCACCCTGGCACCGGTCGACGGTGACACTGGCCGATGGCTGGATCTGTGCGCCGGGCCGGGCGGCAAGACCGCGCTGCTGGCTGCGCTGGGTGCCGGCTGCGGCGCTCGGGTCACCGCAGTCGAGCCGGCGCCGCGCCGTGCCGATCTGGTGGTGGACAATACCCGCGGGTTGCCGGTAGACGTGCTGCGTGTCGACGGGCGCCAGTCCGGCCTCGACCCGGGTTTCGACCGGGTGCTCATCGACGTGCCCTGCACCGGGTTAGGCGCACTGCGCCGTCGGCCCGAGGCCCGCTGGCGGCGTCAGCCTAGTGACGTGCCAGCGCTAGCCAAGCTGCAACGCGAGCTGCTGAGTGCCGCGATCGCGCTGACCCGACCCGGTGGCGTGCTGCTTTATTCGACGTGTTCACCGCACCTGGCCGAGACGGTAGGAGTGATAGCCGACGCGTTGCGTCGTCATCCGGTGTGCGCGTTGGACACCCGGTCGTTGTTTGAGCCGATCACCGAGGGGCTGGGCGATGGTCCGTATGTGCAGCTTTGGCCGCACCGGCACGGCACCGACGCCATGTTCGCGGCCGCCTTGCGCCGCCTGGCGTGAGCCGCGCCGCGGCACGCATCGTCGCCGGACTAATCTGTCGCTCATGCCTGGCCACCATGCGCGACCCTTGATCGCGCCGTCGATCCTGGCCGCTGATTTCGCCCGGCTCGCCGATGAAGCGGCCGTCGTGGCGGGCGCCGACTGGTTGCATGTCGATGTGATGGACGGTCACTTCGTGCCGAACCTGACGATCGGACTGCCGGTGGTGCAGAGCCTGCTGGCCGCCAGCGACATCCCGATGGATTGTCATCTGATGATCGACAACCCAGACCGGTGGGCACCGCCGTACGCCGAAGCGGGTGCCTATAACGTCACCTTCCACGCCGAGGCCACCGACAATCCGGTCGGGGTAGCCCGCGATATCCGGGCCGCTGGCGCAAAAGCGGGGATCAGCGTGAAGCCTGGGACACCGCTGGATCCCTACCTGGATATCTTGCCGCACTTCGACACCCTGCTCATCATGTCGGTGGAGCCCGGTTTCGGGGGCCAGGAATTCATCCCCGAAGTGCTGAGCAAGGTGCGTACAGTACGCAAGATGGTCGATTCGGGCGAGTTGACGATCCTGGTCGAGATCGATGGCGGCATCAATGCGGACACCATTGAGCAGGCAGCCGAAGCTGGCGTGGACTGTTTCGTCGCCGGATCGGCCGTTTACGGCGTGGCCGACCCCAGCGCCGCGGTAGCCGCCTTACGGCGACAGGCTGGTGCCGTGTCGTCGCA is a genomic window containing:
- the rpe gene encoding ribulose-phosphate 3-epimerase, with the translated sequence MPGHHARPLIAPSILAADFARLADEAAVVAGADWLHVDVMDGHFVPNLTIGLPVVQSLLAASDIPMDCHLMIDNPDRWAPPYAEAGAYNVTFHAEATDNPVGVARDIRAAGAKAGISVKPGTPLDPYLDILPHFDTLLIMSVEPGFGGQEFIPEVLSKVRTVRKMVDSGELTILVEIDGGINADTIEQAAEAGVDCFVAGSAVYGVADPSAAVAALRRQAGAVSSHLRR
- a CDS encoding RsmB/NOP family class I SAM-dependent RNA methyltransferase, with the protein product MTSGQAKPRRNQPDRKPVRPQNRARGPRRRPLDPARHAAFEVLRAVSERDAYANLALPALLQQRGISGRDAAFATELAYGACRTRGLLDAVIGAAAGRSPQAINPVLLDLLRLGTYQLLRTRVEAHAAVSTTVEQAGIEFDSARAGFVNGVLRTIAERDERSWVDELAPDPSGDPIGYAAFVHAHPRWIAQAFVDALGSAATELDAVLASDDERPRVHLAARPSVLSAAELADTVHGTVGRYSPYAVYLSGGDPGQLAPVRDGAALVQDEGSQLVARALTLAPVDGDTGRWLDLCAGPGGKTALLAALGAGCGARVTAVEPAPRRADLVVDNTRGLPVDVLRVDGRQSGLDPGFDRVLIDVPCTGLGALRRRPEARWRRQPSDVPALAKLQRELLSAAIALTRPGGVLLYSTCSPHLAETVGVIADALRRHPVCALDTRSLFEPITEGLGDGPYVQLWPHRHGTDAMFAAALRRLA
- the fmt gene encoding methionyl-tRNA formyltransferase; its protein translation is MRLVFAGTPEPALPALRRLIDSPRHDVVAVLTRPDAASGRRGKPEPSPVAREALDRGIPLLRPARPNSPEFVSELSELAPQCCAVVAYGALLANPLLAVPPRGWVNLHFSLLPAWRGAAPVQAAIAAGDTITGATTFQIEPSLDSGPVYGVVTETIQPTDTAGDLLERLAVSGATLLSSTLDGIADATLTPRPQPAEGVSVAPKITVEQARVRWDLPAPVVERRIRAVTPNPGAWTFIGELRVKLGPVHLDAGAADLPRPLKPLPPGGIHVDRKSVWIGTGSDPVRLGQIQPPGKKLMNAVDWARGARLDPAVRAL